In a single window of the Pseudodesulfovibrio profundus genome:
- a CDS encoding MFS transporter: MSSSHHTKRNLKGLWSWALYDWANSGFAALVQTFVFAAYFTQAVAQDEAIGTALWGNMMSAAGLIIGIGGPLLGAVADRTGRHKPWLGTFTALCITATALLWFVRPDASFIPLALILAGIGTLGSEYAMIFYNAMLPRLADDKSVGRWSGWGWGLGYAGGLVLLLIALYGFVEQGAWFNVPREQAAHIRAIMPLTALWYLLFCIPLFLFTSDAPGTGVPLRTALSQGLGQIRRSVREVRNYKDIAIFLLARMLYNDGLTTMFAFGGIYAAGTFGMTSSEVIIFGIGLNVTAGLGAAAFAWMDDKVGPRKTILVSLTGLTGCGVLILLVESLTLFWIFGLAVGIFVGPVQASSRSYLARVAPAELRGEMFGLFALSGKLTSFLGPLLVGWLTFASGSQRVGISAIIALFGLGLAGMFFVPAAKNKEL, from the coding sequence ATGTCCTCCTCGCACCATACAAAGCGCAATCTCAAGGGGTTGTGGTCCTGGGCGCTCTATGACTGGGCCAATTCAGGGTTCGCCGCCCTGGTGCAGACATTTGTGTTTGCGGCCTACTTCACCCAGGCCGTAGCACAAGACGAAGCAATCGGCACGGCACTGTGGGGCAACATGATGAGTGCTGCCGGTCTGATCATCGGCATCGGCGGTCCGCTACTCGGTGCTGTGGCCGACCGCACCGGAAGGCACAAACCATGGCTGGGTACCTTCACCGCCCTATGTATCACGGCTACGGCCCTGCTCTGGTTTGTCCGGCCCGACGCATCCTTTATCCCCCTTGCACTGATACTGGCCGGAATCGGCACGCTGGGCAGCGAGTACGCCATGATATTCTACAATGCCATGCTCCCTCGATTAGCGGACGATAAAAGTGTCGGACGCTGGTCAGGATGGGGATGGGGACTGGGTTACGCCGGTGGGCTGGTGCTCCTGTTGATTGCGCTGTACGGCTTTGTAGAGCAAGGCGCATGGTTCAATGTTCCCCGTGAACAGGCCGCGCACATCCGTGCGATCATGCCCCTGACAGCCTTGTGGTACCTCCTCTTCTGCATTCCCCTCTTCCTGTTCACCTCGGATGCACCAGGCACAGGTGTCCCCCTCAGAACCGCCCTGTCGCAGGGGCTGGGCCAGATCAGGCGATCCGTACGGGAAGTTAGAAACTACAAGGACATCGCCATATTCCTACTGGCGCGCATGCTGTACAATGACGGGCTGACCACCATGTTCGCTTTTGGCGGCATATATGCTGCCGGAACATTCGGCATGACCTCCAGCGAGGTCATCATCTTCGGCATAGGGCTTAATGTGACAGCCGGACTTGGTGCTGCTGCTTTTGCCTGGATGGATGACAAGGTCGGCCCGCGAAAAACCATTCTGGTCTCGCTCACAGGGCTGACCGGATGCGGCGTGCTCATCCTGCTGGTGGAATCTCTCACGCTATTCTGGATTTTCGGACTGGCAGTGGGTATATTTGTGGGGCCGGTACAGGCTTCGAGCCGATCATACCTGGCCCGGGTCGCACCAGCCGAACTGCGCGGAGAGATGTTCGGGCTGTTCGCCCTGTCCGGCAAACTGACATCCTTTCTCGGGCCACTGCTCGTGGGCTGGCTGACCTTCGCCTCCGGTAGTCAGCGCGTGGGCATATCAGCAATCATCGCTTTGTTCGGACTGGGGCTTGCGGGCATGTTTTTTGTTCCCGCAGCCAAAAACAAGGAGTTATAA
- a CDS encoding flagellar brake protein encodes MTSDTSSAGNTASVPNDTKVTRIPGVKLDIPPGKEVILRIPGYEHSYRGTIIGLDPYDYIIAKVRLPSSLRKELKFGGEVVIKYVNQGTIYGFKAHVHNAISKPAPLIFFDYPDIIEKLPLRRTPRSQCSIDGTIHTTEEEIECMVVNVSETGCRVSARVDTRGVLRNTKVDDALIATMNLGSLGELKVAVAVKNIQQEKGIISLGCMFLDITDKETNAIQKYLDKLSRHTN; translated from the coding sequence ATGACATCTGATACCTCTTCAGCAGGCAACACCGCCTCGGTTCCAAACGACACCAAAGTCACCCGGATTCCCGGTGTCAAACTGGACATCCCCCCGGGCAAGGAAGTCATCCTTCGCATTCCGGGCTACGAACACAGTTACCGTGGCACCATCATCGGCCTTGATCCCTATGATTACATCATAGCCAAGGTCCGCCTGCCATCCTCCCTCCGCAAGGAACTCAAGTTCGGAGGAGAGGTCGTAATCAAGTACGTCAATCAGGGCACCATCTATGGTTTCAAGGCGCACGTGCACAACGCCATCTCCAAGCCGGCTCCTCTCATCTTCTTTGACTACCCGGACATCATAGAAAAGCTTCCTCTGCGGCGCACGCCTCGCTCACAATGCAGCATTGACGGCACCATTCACACCACGGAAGAAGAGATTGAATGCATGGTTGTCAATGTCAGTGAAACCGGGTGCAGAGTGTCAGCGCGAGTCGACACACGGGGCGTATTGCGCAATACCAAAGTTGACGACGCCCTGATCGCGACAATGAATCTCGGCAGCCTGGGCGAATTGAAGGTGGCCGTGGCGGTAAAGAATATTCAACAGGAAAAAGGCATCATATCCCTCGGCTGCATGTTTCTGGACATTACCGACAAGGAAACGAACGCCATTCAGAAGTATTTAGACAAGCTGTCCCGACACACAAACTAA
- the amrA gene encoding AmmeMemoRadiSam system protein A yields MSDFVFSLTQEEKDYLKKLVTQSVAFGINPSDGPFGPPEPPTDKLREQLGAFVTLKMGGNLRGCIGNVQGSGELFRTVWDMAQQAAFHDPRFPAVNEHDVDALEYEISILSPIDVCPDPEKVEVGRHGLIMSRDGRSGLLLPQVPVEWGWDRETFLSQTCLKAGLDPDAWKEPGTTILWFEAVVF; encoded by the coding sequence ATGTCTGATTTCGTCTTCTCCCTGACACAGGAAGAAAAAGACTACCTCAAGAAACTGGTGACCCAGTCCGTTGCTTTCGGGATCAATCCGTCAGACGGTCCTTTCGGCCCGCCGGAACCGCCCACGGACAAGCTTCGGGAACAGCTGGGCGCTTTTGTCACCCTGAAGATGGGCGGCAACCTGCGTGGCTGCATCGGCAATGTGCAGGGCAGTGGCGAACTGTTCCGCACGGTATGGGACATGGCCCAGCAGGCAGCCTTTCATGACCCGCGATTCCCTGCGGTCAACGAGCACGATGTGGATGCGCTGGAGTACGAAATCTCCATTCTGAGCCCCATTGATGTCTGCCCGGACCCAGAAAAGGTGGAAGTCGGCCGTCATGGATTGATCATGTCCCGCGACGGACGCTCGGGCCTGCTCCTGCCACAAGTCCCTGTGGAATGGGGATGGGACCGGGAAACATTCCTCTCCCAGACCTGTCTCAAGGCCGGACTGGATCCCGATGCATGGAAGGAGCCGGGTACAACCATCCTTTGGTTTGAGGCCGTGGTTTTCTAA
- a CDS encoding cobyrinate a,c-diamide synthase has translation MSTIKGFVIAGTHSGCGKTSVSLGVMASLARRGIHVQPFKCGPDFIDPGHHAMACGAGETPVPSHNLDGWMLDAATNVDIFNRYASRCDVAVVEGVMGLFDGISGTHDAGSTAQMAKILGLPVILVVDARSMARSAAALVSGYASFDPDVTIAGIIFNRVGSDNHAELLTEAMTILPDVPVLGCLKRDEDITTPSRHLGLVTTESDEDGLDRYERLADWVESGLDMDTLLSALPDVDAVAPFEPVPTVPTISIGVAKDAAFCFYYEENLRLLREAGARLVEFSPIDDHRLPDALDGLYLGGGYPELYAFELGQNNKLRREIRDFCESGKPVYAECGGFMYLMEDIITSRGRYAMSGVFPFRAEMGERFRALGYREVQTRNSSLLGPAGATIRGHEFHYSTIQADADISTTPTIYAMSGRKGALPNPEGFIHANTLGSYVHLHFASHPSIAEHFVQACREALGD, from the coding sequence ATGAGCACTATCAAGGGATTCGTCATAGCGGGAACACACAGCGGCTGCGGCAAGACGTCCGTATCGCTTGGGGTTATGGCATCTCTTGCCCGACGAGGCATCCATGTCCAGCCGTTCAAGTGCGGCCCCGACTTCATTGATCCGGGTCACCACGCCATGGCGTGTGGTGCGGGAGAGACCCCGGTGCCGAGCCACAACCTCGATGGATGGATGCTCGATGCCGCCACCAATGTCGATATTTTCAATAGATACGCATCCCGCTGCGACGTGGCCGTGGTGGAAGGTGTCATGGGCCTGTTCGATGGCATCTCCGGGACTCACGACGCAGGTTCCACGGCCCAGATGGCGAAGATACTCGGCCTGCCGGTCATCCTCGTGGTTGATGCCCGCTCCATGGCCCGATCCGCAGCCGCACTGGTCTCGGGATATGCCTCCTTTGACCCGGACGTGACCATTGCCGGCATCATTTTCAACCGCGTCGGCAGCGATAACCACGCCGAACTGCTCACCGAAGCCATGACCATACTGCCCGATGTCCCCGTGCTCGGCTGTCTCAAACGTGACGAGGACATCACCACTCCGTCACGCCACCTCGGTCTGGTCACCACGGAAAGCGATGAGGATGGGCTTGATCGCTATGAACGGCTGGCCGACTGGGTCGAATCCGGGCTGGACATGGACACGCTCCTGAGCGCCTTGCCCGATGTGGACGCCGTGGCCCCCTTTGAGCCTGTGCCGACAGTGCCGACGATCTCCATTGGCGTGGCCAAGGATGCTGCCTTTTGTTTCTACTACGAAGAAAATCTGCGCCTGCTGCGGGAAGCCGGAGCGCGACTGGTGGAGTTTTCTCCCATCGATGACCACCGTCTGCCTGATGCGCTGGACGGTCTATATCTAGGCGGCGGCTACCCGGAATTGTATGCCTTCGAGCTGGGCCAGAACAACAAACTCCGGCGCGAGATCAGGGATTTCTGTGAATCAGGCAAGCCCGTGTATGCCGAGTGTGGCGGCTTCATGTATTTGATGGAAGACATCATCACCAGCCGTGGCCGATATGCCATGTCCGGCGTCTTCCCCTTCCGGGCAGAAATGGGCGAGCGGTTCCGGGCGCTGGGATATCGCGAAGTGCAGACAAGGAATTCGTCCCTGCTCGGCCCGGCTGGAGCCACCATCAGGGGCCATGAGTTCCATTACTCCACCATCCAGGCTGACGCTGACATTTCCACCACACCGACCATCTACGCCATGTCGGGACGCAAGGGCGCCCTTCCGAATCCCGAAGGGTTCATTCATGCGAACACCCTCGGCTCCTACGTTCACCTTCACTTCGCCAGTCACCCAAGCATTGCCGAGCACTTTGTTCAGGCATGTCGCGAAGCACTGGGCGACTGA
- a CDS encoding HD-GYP domain-containing protein, with the protein MIKKVTIDQLKPGMTIVKMASDLWEHLPGLYTKPGLIRSKEQVERIREAGYEQAFIEVKIPGEEPLEKRLDTMLKRSTVDPKQKKRVPFESAIEEAQKAYDKAMTHAHRIIHDAKLGRKVDYESSVETVDQIVDSAIQNPDTLLCLSKLSHFDEYTYTHSINVSAIAVVFGEYLGLGRNELLDLGMAGMFHDLGKTVVSERIINKRGRLSHAEFEEIKRHPGYGYEILHKQGDIPIPIMEAVHDHHEKFNGSGYPGHLTRNNTSALARIISLADVYDALTSDRSYKDAMLPNKALAIMYGMRDQDFDTVEVQSFIKCLGIFPSGSLVKLNSGYYAIVYEANPAQPLQPKVKIILDPDMHPIPSKLVDLAVRHSDSTNRLEIVECADPAVYRINLKPYLTRKR; encoded by the coding sequence ATGATCAAGAAAGTTACCATAGACCAGCTCAAGCCAGGCATGACAATTGTCAAGATGGCGAGCGACTTATGGGAACACCTGCCGGGGCTGTATACCAAGCCCGGCCTCATTCGATCAAAGGAGCAGGTCGAACGTATTCGAGAAGCTGGTTATGAGCAGGCATTCATCGAAGTGAAAATTCCTGGCGAAGAGCCTCTGGAAAAGCGCCTCGACACCATGCTCAAGCGGTCCACGGTTGATCCGAAGCAAAAAAAGCGGGTCCCATTCGAGTCTGCCATCGAAGAAGCCCAGAAAGCCTATGACAAGGCCATGACCCACGCCCACCGCATCATTCACGATGCCAAGCTCGGACGGAAAGTGGACTACGAATCATCAGTGGAGACAGTCGATCAGATCGTCGACTCCGCAATTCAAAATCCAGATACCCTGCTATGCCTCTCCAAGCTGTCGCACTTTGATGAGTACACCTACACGCACTCCATCAATGTGTCTGCCATCGCTGTTGTATTCGGTGAATATCTGGGGCTGGGACGGAACGAACTGCTTGATCTCGGAATGGCCGGAATGTTCCACGACCTCGGCAAGACCGTGGTGTCTGAGCGGATCATCAACAAACGGGGCCGATTGAGTCACGCCGAATTCGAGGAGATAAAACGGCACCCGGGATATGGATACGAAATACTCCACAAACAGGGTGACATCCCGATTCCCATCATGGAAGCCGTGCACGATCACCATGAAAAATTCAATGGCAGTGGCTACCCGGGACACCTGACACGCAACAACACATCCGCCCTGGCGCGAATCATCAGCCTGGCCGACGTGTATGACGCCCTGACAAGTGACAGATCGTACAAAGACGCCATGTTGCCCAACAAGGCACTTGCCATAATGTACGGAATGCGCGATCAAGATTTCGACACAGTCGAAGTGCAAAGCTTTATCAAATGCCTGGGTATTTTCCCCTCGGGCAGTCTGGTCAAGCTCAACTCCGGTTACTACGCCATTGTTTATGAGGCCAACCCGGCCCAACCGCTTCAGCCGAAGGTCAAGATCATCCTTGATCCGGACATGCATCCGATCCCATCGAAGCTGGTTGATCTTGCTGTCCGTCACAGCGACAGTACGAATCGTCTTGAAATTGTGGAATGCGCCGATCCGGCAGTCTATCGGATCAACCTTAAACCATACCTGACACGCAAGAGATAA
- a CDS encoding EAL domain-containing protein, whose protein sequence is MKAPKLFLKPLLFMFLLFGVLAVVTSFMFTTRLKREMTREYESKALALASSVAESDIESILQLDAGSVQARIAQYQDIAGVSYVVVTDDAGEVIAHTFTPQVPEFIQQLSNDTAKLLSGDEHLLRDVTFNDGPNLHVARPILSGLGGYVHIGMDSKVIEQNIRESVMEQQLLTLTLFGASTILAFLFFHNLSRPLGELADYARRVANKDFSDVPVIKSKDEVGQLATAMQSMAMHIAELVTNLEQRVKEKTSQLEEARDALKDTVEERTSELIRANTQLKIEIAERKVIGEALRKTEKKYRSIFENAVEGIYQTSPSGRFLSANPAMARILGYSSPEDLMGAIYDIGTQMYVDPKRRTTFLEHIQDNDEVISFVSKIRRKDGRIIWISENTRLIRDTDGSVLYYEGSVEDITLRKKAEDQLKRQAFHDSLTGLPNRALFLDHLHMAMARAKRRKHLFAVIYMDLDRFKVINDSLGHDTGDELLRNVARILETCARETDTVARFGGDEFAILLEEITAPRDAITIARRILDGVRQPFHIQGHEVFTSASMGIVLKTDGYERPEALLRDADTAMYRAKELGKSRFKVFNQKMHDQALMLMALETDLRRAVDLNEFEVVYQPIICLETREVCGFEALVRWRHPKHGMISPDQFIPLAEDTGLIYAIDSLVLRNACLQITEWQNRFGTMLSGPLTLNINVSGKHFGQSMLPGQVKRALEDSSMAPEHLNLEITESALMDNPSIAEDILKQLKNLGIHVCIDDFGTGYSSLSYLQRFPIDVVKVDRSFISDVEDNLDSQAIVRTVFSLGESLGLKIVAEGVETPKQLIFLESEGCRYVQGFLFYKPLSVEEATSLLVKASM, encoded by the coding sequence ATGAAGGCACCCAAACTCTTTCTGAAGCCGCTCCTGTTCATGTTCCTTCTCTTCGGAGTCCTGGCTGTGGTCACGTCATTCATGTTTACCACACGCCTCAAAAGGGAAATGACGCGGGAGTACGAGTCCAAGGCGCTGGCACTGGCAAGCAGTGTCGCTGAATCCGATATCGAAAGCATCCTCCAATTGGATGCCGGCAGCGTACAGGCCCGAATCGCCCAGTACCAGGACATAGCCGGAGTTTCCTACGTCGTGGTCACCGATGACGCCGGTGAGGTTATCGCTCACACATTCACGCCACAGGTCCCCGAATTCATACAGCAGTTAAGCAATGACACAGCCAAACTGCTCAGCGGCGACGAGCACCTTCTCCGTGATGTGACGTTTAACGACGGGCCCAATCTGCATGTCGCCCGCCCTATCCTTTCCGGGCTGGGAGGGTACGTTCATATCGGTATGGATTCCAAGGTGATCGAGCAGAATATCCGGGAATCAGTCATGGAGCAGCAACTCCTGACCCTGACGCTGTTCGGCGCCAGTACCATCCTCGCCTTTCTCTTTTTCCATAACCTGTCACGACCGCTGGGAGAACTGGCTGATTACGCCAGGCGCGTGGCGAACAAGGATTTTTCCGATGTTCCGGTCATCAAGTCCAAGGATGAAGTCGGGCAGTTGGCCACAGCCATGCAATCCATGGCCATGCACATAGCCGAACTGGTGACGAATCTGGAACAACGGGTCAAAGAAAAAACCAGTCAGTTGGAAGAAGCCCGCGACGCCCTCAAGGACACGGTCGAAGAACGCACCAGCGAGCTCATCCGGGCCAATACCCAGTTGAAAATCGAGATAGCCGAACGCAAAGTCATTGGCGAGGCCCTCCGCAAGACCGAAAAGAAGTACCGCTCGATCTTTGAAAACGCTGTAGAAGGAATTTACCAGACGTCGCCAAGCGGTCGCTTCCTGAGCGCCAACCCGGCCATGGCCCGCATTCTCGGCTACAGCTCACCCGAGGATCTCATGGGAGCCATCTACGATATCGGCACCCAAATGTACGTGGACCCTAAAAGGCGCACGACATTTCTTGAACATATACAGGATAATGACGAGGTCATCAGCTTTGTTTCCAAGATACGGCGCAAGGATGGCCGCATCATCTGGATATCCGAAAACACACGCCTAATCCGTGATACCGATGGGAGCGTTTTGTACTACGAAGGGTCGGTGGAGGACATCACCCTGCGCAAAAAGGCGGAGGACCAGCTCAAGCGGCAGGCGTTCCACGATTCGCTGACCGGGTTGCCCAACCGCGCCCTGTTTCTGGATCATCTGCACATGGCCATGGCCCGAGCCAAACGCCGCAAGCATCTCTTCGCCGTCATCTACATGGACCTCGACCGATTCAAGGTCATCAACGACTCCCTGGGACATGATACCGGCGATGAACTGCTGCGCAACGTGGCACGCATTCTGGAAACCTGTGCTCGCGAGACTGATACGGTCGCCCGCTTCGGCGGGGATGAATTCGCCATACTTCTGGAGGAAATCACGGCCCCACGCGATGCCATCACCATTGCCCGCCGCATTCTCGACGGCGTTCGCCAACCCTTCCATATTCAGGGACACGAGGTCTTCACCTCGGCCTCCATGGGCATCGTTCTCAAAACGGACGGATATGAACGCCCTGAAGCGCTCCTGCGTGATGCCGATACTGCCATGTACCGCGCCAAGGAGCTTGGCAAGTCACGCTTCAAGGTCTTCAACCAGAAGATGCACGATCAGGCGCTCATGCTCATGGCGCTGGAAACTGACCTGCGACGTGCCGTGGACCTCAACGAGTTCGAGGTGGTGTACCAACCCATCATCTGCCTGGAGACCAGGGAGGTGTGCGGGTTCGAGGCACTGGTCAGATGGCGTCACCCGAAACACGGGATGATCAGCCCGGATCAGTTCATCCCGCTGGCCGAGGATACCGGCCTCATCTACGCCATCGACAGTCTGGTTCTTCGCAATGCCTGCCTGCAAATAACGGAATGGCAAAACCGCTTCGGCACGATGCTATCAGGCCCTCTCACCCTCAACATCAACGTATCCGGAAAACACTTCGGCCAGTCCATGCTTCCCGGTCAAGTAAAACGGGCACTGGAAGACTCGTCCATGGCCCCGGAACACCTGAACCTTGAGATCACCGAAAGCGCACTCATGGACAATCCGTCCATCGCCGAAGACATCCTCAAGCAGCTCAAGAATTTAGGCATACATGTATGTATCGATGATTTTGGCACCGGCTACTCTTCTCTTTCCTATCTCCAACGATTCCCCATTGATGTGGTCAAAGTGGATCGTTCCTTCATTTCTGACGTCGAGGACAACCTGGATAGTCAGGCAATTGTGCGCACCGTTTTTTCCCTTGGCGAGTCATTGGGACTCAAAATCGTAGCCGAAGGGGTGGAAACACCCAAGCAACTCATCTTTCTGGAAAGCGAAGGTTGCCGATACGTCCAAGGTTTTCTATTCTACAAGCCTCTATCAGTAGAAGAGGCGACGTCGCTTCTCGTCAAAGCAAGCATGTAG
- the nhaA gene encoding Na+/H+ antiporter NhaA, producing MALRNIISCGLEPIDQVLQPFQDFFRSKTTGGILLIISALAALIWANSPWGAHYIAVWETHFTVGYGEYTLSKPLLLWVNDGLMAIFFFVVGLEIKREFMVGELSTQRQAVLPIFAAIGGMVAPAVIYALINIGGPGTHGWGIPMATDIAFALGILALLGDRIPYQLKIFLTAVAIVDDIGAVLVIAMFYSSGIAMNMLLIAMGLLFIAFIGNRLGIRAPLFYAIVGALLWLAVLKSGVHSTVAGVLMAFTIPGRTTCDSDAFQFNATAILREYSKAAEPGKSVLTNPTMNSTLLAMQHVAVRAQTPLQRLEHTLHPVADYLIMPVFALANAGVVLGGDFAALMASQVALGTLFGLVLGKPLGITVSVWILVKTSGGWPGGMNIRQFVGAGLLAGIGFTMSLFIAALAFSDSPEMLNAAKTAILGASALAGLAGYMVLRSEPLPNGE from the coding sequence ATGGCACTCAGAAACATCATATCCTGCGGCCTCGAACCCATTGATCAGGTTCTCCAACCTTTCCAGGACTTTTTCCGTTCCAAGACGACCGGTGGCATCCTGCTTATCATCAGCGCCCTCGCAGCCCTTATCTGGGCCAACTCGCCATGGGGAGCGCACTATATCGCTGTTTGGGAAACGCACTTCACCGTCGGTTACGGCGAGTATACCCTGTCCAAACCACTGCTTCTGTGGGTTAATGATGGCCTTATGGCCATTTTCTTTTTTGTGGTCGGCCTGGAGATCAAACGCGAGTTCATGGTCGGAGAACTTTCAACCCAGCGGCAGGCAGTGTTGCCGATCTTCGCTGCCATCGGCGGCATGGTCGCCCCGGCAGTCATTTATGCACTGATCAACATAGGTGGACCAGGCACCCATGGTTGGGGAATCCCCATGGCCACGGATATTGCCTTCGCCCTTGGCATTCTCGCCCTGCTCGGGGACCGCATTCCCTATCAGCTGAAAATTTTTCTGACCGCTGTCGCCATTGTCGATGACATCGGCGCGGTACTGGTCATCGCCATGTTCTACTCGTCAGGGATTGCCATGAACATGCTGCTGATCGCCATGGGGCTCCTGTTCATCGCCTTTATCGGCAACAGGCTGGGTATTCGAGCCCCGCTTTTCTATGCCATTGTCGGCGCTCTGCTATGGCTTGCCGTGCTCAAATCCGGTGTTCACTCCACAGTGGCAGGCGTACTTATGGCCTTCACTATTCCAGGGCGAACCACTTGCGATTCTGACGCGTTTCAGTTCAATGCCACAGCCATTCTCCGTGAGTACAGCAAGGCAGCCGAACCGGGAAAATCGGTTCTGACCAATCCGACCATGAATTCCACCCTGCTCGCCATGCAGCATGTGGCGGTGCGGGCGCAAACGCCCTTGCAACGTCTGGAACACACCCTGCACCCAGTGGCCGACTACCTGATCATGCCCGTCTTCGCGCTGGCCAACGCAGGTGTGGTGCTCGGCGGAGACTTCGCGGCTCTGATGGCAAGTCAGGTCGCACTGGGGACACTGTTTGGATTGGTCCTTGGCAAGCCGCTCGGAATCACAGTTTCCGTATGGATTCTGGTCAAGACATCCGGAGGCTGGCCCGGGGGCATGAATATCCGTCAATTCGTCGGAGCCGGACTGCTGGCGGGTATCGGATTCACCATGTCGCTGTTCATTGCAGCCCTCGCATTCAGCGATTCGCCCGAGATGCTCAATGCGGCCAAAACAGCCATTCTCGGGGCATCGGCCCTGGCAGGACTGGCCGGGTATATGGTCCTGCGTTCCGAACCGCTTCCAAATGGGGAATAG